One region of Dokdonia sp. 4H-3-7-5 genomic DNA includes:
- a CDS encoding NAD kinase: MKIGIYGQFYHKEAGQYIQQLLDILDKKQVEVIIEKNFLKLIHENDAIERDYNHFSTFKELDNSYNLFVSIGGDGTILKTVTYVRDLNIPIVGINTGRLGFLATIKRNDIEASIDKILTGKYTISKRSLLQITTSKLSEEIGELNFALNEIAVSRKNTTSMISVKTKLDGEDLTNYWADGLIVATPTGSTGYSLSCGGPVITPHTSSLILTPIAPHNLNARPLVIPDNTVIELSVSGREEQHLISLDSRIATLDNETIITLEKAPFEISLIRLEGDSFLKTLRRKLLWGEDKRN; the protein is encoded by the coding sequence ATGAAAATTGGTATTTACGGTCAGTTTTATCATAAAGAAGCGGGACAATACATTCAGCAACTTCTTGATATTCTTGACAAAAAGCAAGTAGAAGTTATTATAGAAAAAAACTTCCTTAAACTCATACATGAGAATGACGCTATTGAAAGAGACTACAATCATTTTTCTACGTTTAAGGAGTTAGACAACAGTTACAATCTTTTTGTGAGCATAGGTGGTGATGGAACCATACTTAAGACAGTTACCTACGTAAGAGACCTTAACATCCCAATAGTAGGTATTAACACTGGGCGATTAGGTTTTCTAGCAACCATCAAGAGAAATGACATTGAAGCTTCTATTGATAAGATATTAACTGGAAAATATACCATCTCTAAAAGGAGTTTGCTGCAAATCACTACAAGTAAACTCTCAGAAGAAATAGGGGAACTTAACTTTGCACTTAACGAGATTGCGGTGAGTAGAAAAAACACTACTTCTATGATCTCGGTAAAGACTAAGCTTGATGGTGAAGACTTAACAAATTATTGGGCAGATGGACTTATTGTTGCAACTCCTACAGGCTCTACTGGATACTCGCTTAGCTGTGGAGGCCCAGTAATCACTCCGCATACCTCTAGTCTTATACTCACACCTATCGCTCCGCATAACTTAAATGCAAGACCACTAGTGATCCCAGATAACACGGTAATAGAGCTTAGCGTTTCTGGAAGAGAAGAACAACATTTGATTTCGCTTGATTCCCGCATAGCTACACTAGATAATGAGACCATTATCACTTTGGAAAAGGCGCCATTTGAAATAAGCCTCATACGATTGGAAGGAGATAGTTTTTTAAAAACACTTCGTCGCAAACTCCTTTGGGGAGAAGATAAAAGAAACTAA
- a CDS encoding DUF6089 family protein has product MKYLTIILIAIFWNTKTQAQTYEIGGFLGGSNVVSDIGSTSYFSPNKPVFGAIFKWNRSSRHSFRFTALFTELEGSDEDSHEARRQSRGLSFTNSLQEVSLGLEYTFWEFDMFKDRNANAPYLYTGLTVFNQENISNINGVTASGNALDVAIPIVLGYKVAVNSKMVIALEGGARYTFTDNIDGSDPAGEDALSLGNKNNNDWYVFTGLTVSFTFGRRPCYCGF; this is encoded by the coding sequence ATGAAGTACTTGACGATTATTTTGATCGCCATTTTTTGGAATACTAAAACACAAGCTCAGACTTATGAAATAGGAGGGTTTTTAGGAGGATCTAATGTTGTAAGTGACATAGGGTCTACTAGCTACTTTTCTCCAAATAAGCCTGTTTTTGGCGCTATTTTTAAGTGGAATAGAAGCTCCAGACATTCATTTAGATTTACAGCACTGTTCACAGAGTTGGAAGGAAGTGACGAAGATAGCCATGAGGCTAGGAGACAGAGCAGAGGATTATCCTTTACTAATAGTCTTCAGGAGGTTTCATTAGGCTTAGAATATACCTTTTGGGAATTTGACATGTTTAAAGATCGTAACGCAAACGCGCCATATTTATATACTGGTCTTACAGTCTTTAATCAAGAAAATATTTCAAATATAAATGGTGTTACAGCGAGTGGAAACGCGCTAGACGTTGCAATTCCAATAGTATTAGGTTATAAAGTAGCAGTAAATAGTAAGATGGTCATAGCTCTGGAAGGTGGTGCACGTTATACATTTACAGATAATATAGATGGCAGCGATCCTGCGGGAGAAGATGCGCTAAGTTTAGGAAATAAAAATAATAATGATTGGTATGTATTCACGGGATTAACCGTGAGTTTTACCTTTGGCCGTAGACCTTGTTACTGCGGATTTTAA
- a CDS encoding isoprenyl transferase: protein MDVLAQINKEKLPQHIAIIMDGNGRWAKKQGLLRAVGHKKGSKAVREAVEAAAELGVPYLTLYAFSTENWNRPKAEVDTLMNLLVSSLKKEISTLQDNDVSLNTIGNTSSLPKKAQRELNEVIEKTKNNKRLKLTLALSYGSREELIKTVKEISDKVKNNLISPAEIDESCINEHLYTHDMPDVDLLIRTSGEQRISNFLLWQIAYAEFYFTEILWPDFRKEHLHDAIYNYQKRERRFGKTSEQIK from the coding sequence ATGGACGTACTTGCCCAGATTAATAAAGAAAAGTTACCCCAGCACATTGCCATTATTATGGATGGTAATGGTAGGTGGGCAAAAAAACAAGGCCTTCTTAGAGCTGTAGGTCACAAGAAAGGGTCTAAAGCAGTAAGAGAAGCGGTAGAAGCGGCAGCCGAACTTGGTGTACCTTACCTAACCCTTTATGCTTTTTCTACAGAAAATTGGAATCGCCCTAAGGCAGAAGTAGACACGCTCATGAATCTTCTTGTATCTTCTTTAAAGAAAGAAATTTCTACTTTACAAGACAACGATGTTTCCCTCAACACTATTGGTAATACGAGCTCTTTACCTAAAAAAGCGCAAAGAGAACTCAACGAGGTTATAGAAAAAACGAAGAACAACAAAAGGCTTAAGCTCACACTTGCATTAAGTTACGGAAGCAGAGAAGAACTAATAAAAACTGTCAAAGAAATAAGCGATAAAGTTAAAAATAACCTAATTTCGCCAGCTGAAATAGATGAATCTTGTATAAATGAGCATCTTTACACCCATGATATGCCGGATGTAGATTTGTTAATTCGTACGAGTGGAGAGCAACGAATTAGTAATTTTTTGTTGTGGCAGATAGCCTATGCTGAGTTTTATTTTACAGAAATATTGTGGCCAGATTTTAGAAAGGAACATTTACATGACGCTATTTACAATTATCAGAAAAGAGAACGAAGATTTGGAAAGACAAGTGAACAAATTAAATAG
- a CDS encoding outer membrane protein assembly factor codes for MTLFTIIRKENEDLERQVNKLNSASTFSKVTGKWMIFLALLSFTFAQAQRELPLDPEVKYEIADIKVSGVSTYNENTVIAFTGLRVGEQIFLPGQKITDVIKKLWSLELFSDINLYVTDINGNKVDLQLDIKEVPELNEVRFKGIKQKKGANFIKDNGLNKGAKVTENLETTAKNYIENTYKKKGYLNSKVFINTVPTADSIGTNKVNMTVNIDKGERVKIADINITGREKLKRGTLLGSMKKTKEKKIWRVWKRSKFIKADYEEDKVALINKYKEKGYRDARVISDTIIKNNDKSITLEINVEEGNRYYIGDIDFIGNSVYTDDQLSRQLGLFKGDVYNGVLLKERIQDDTDPDSDNIANLYQNSGYLFSNINAVETSVQNDTIDFEVRISEGKLAYFNKVTVKGNDKTKDKVIYRELLTKPGQRYSKDAVVRTIRELGQLGFFDAQQLTPNFDNFDAVAGTVDLEYNVVEQGASQIELQGGFGGGGFVGTLGLSFNNFSIQNIFNKDAYQPLPMGDGQKFSLRAQASQFFQTYSASLTDPWFGGKQPVQFSTSFSHTIQYLFTGINSGNASDRVDRDRKFLITGGSIGLSKRLSWPDRNFFLSHAISFQHFDLQNYNTGLFTFGNGSSENLAYTVGLSRQEVFGGRIFPTGGSEISFTAKLTLPYSAWNGTDYKQLAADREVAVENQDSDEIGRIDQERFNWLEYYKVKFDGKWYTPIVGKFVLQTGIEFGWLGAYNQDRGVPPFERFFLGGDGLGGFSLDGREIVRLRGYPNQAVTPIDRGAALSSTNQANDGATIYNKFSLELRYPISFNPQATIYALTFAEAGSSYDNFRDYNPFQLSRSAGAGIRIFMPAFGLLGLDFGYGFDPIPGTVGANGWETHFIIGQQF; via the coding sequence ATGACGCTATTTACAATTATCAGAAAAGAGAACGAAGATTTGGAAAGACAAGTGAACAAATTAAATAGTGCGTCTACTTTTTCAAAAGTGACAGGCAAATGGATGATTTTTTTAGCCCTTTTGAGCTTCACTTTTGCACAAGCGCAAAGAGAATTACCGCTAGATCCTGAAGTTAAATATGAAATTGCAGACATCAAAGTAAGTGGCGTATCCACTTATAATGAGAATACCGTAATTGCATTTACAGGATTACGTGTAGGAGAACAGATATTTCTACCTGGACAAAAGATTACAGACGTAATCAAAAAACTATGGTCGCTAGAACTTTTTTCAGATATTAATCTATATGTTACTGATATAAATGGAAATAAAGTAGACTTACAGCTAGACATCAAAGAAGTCCCAGAGCTTAATGAAGTAAGATTTAAAGGAATTAAGCAGAAAAAAGGGGCTAATTTTATTAAGGACAACGGACTTAATAAAGGGGCTAAGGTTACAGAAAATCTAGAAACTACAGCTAAAAATTACATTGAGAATACTTACAAGAAAAAAGGATATCTTAACTCTAAGGTTTTTATCAATACTGTTCCGACTGCAGATAGTATAGGTACAAATAAAGTCAACATGACTGTAAATATTGATAAAGGTGAGCGCGTAAAAATAGCCGACATCAATATCACAGGGCGCGAGAAGTTAAAAAGAGGAACTCTTTTAGGTTCTATGAAAAAAACCAAAGAGAAAAAAATCTGGCGTGTATGGAAACGATCAAAATTTATCAAAGCAGATTACGAAGAAGATAAAGTTGCTCTTATAAATAAATATAAAGAAAAAGGGTACCGTGATGCACGTGTAATATCTGATACCATTATTAAAAATAATGACAAAAGTATTACTCTTGAAATTAATGTAGAGGAAGGTAATAGATATTACATAGGTGATATCGACTTTATAGGAAACTCTGTGTATACAGATGACCAATTAAGCCGCCAACTAGGACTATTTAAAGGAGATGTGTACAATGGAGTTCTGCTAAAAGAACGTATACAAGATGATACAGATCCAGATTCAGACAACATTGCAAATCTTTACCAAAATAGTGGTTATCTCTTCTCTAATATTAATGCAGTAGAGACAAGTGTCCAAAATGACACTATTGATTTTGAAGTACGTATTTCAGAAGGAAAACTCGCCTATTTTAACAAGGTAACTGTAAAAGGTAACGATAAAACTAAGGATAAAGTAATTTATAGAGAATTACTTACAAAGCCTGGGCAACGTTATAGTAAAGATGCAGTAGTAAGAACAATTAGAGAGCTCGGACAATTAGGATTTTTTGACGCACAACAACTCACTCCTAATTTTGATAATTTTGACGCTGTAGCTGGTACAGTAGATTTAGAGTACAATGTAGTAGAACAAGGTGCCAGCCAGATAGAACTTCAAGGAGGTTTTGGCGGTGGTGGTTTTGTAGGAACACTTGGACTTTCTTTCAATAACTTCTCTATTCAAAACATATTTAATAAGGATGCATATCAGCCTCTTCCTATGGGAGATGGTCAGAAATTCTCTTTAAGAGCACAAGCAAGTCAGTTTTTTCAGACATATAGTGCTTCACTTACAGATCCATGGTTCGGAGGGAAACAACCAGTGCAATTTTCAACCTCTTTTTCACATACGATACAGTATCTATTTACAGGAATTAATAGTGGTAATGCTAGCGATCGTGTTGATAGAGACAGAAAGTTTTTAATTACAGGTGGTTCGATAGGGCTTTCAAAACGTCTTTCTTGGCCAGATAGGAACTTTTTCCTTTCGCATGCTATAAGTTTCCAGCACTTTGATTTACAAAACTATAACACTGGCCTTTTTACCTTTGGTAATGGATCATCAGAAAACTTAGCATATACTGTAGGTTTAAGTCGTCAGGAAGTTTTTGGTGGACGTATTTTCCCAACTGGTGGATCAGAAATAAGTTTTACAGCAAAACTTACACTACCGTACTCTGCTTGGAACGGCACAGACTACAAACAACTTGCTGCAGATCGCGAGGTAGCTGTGGAGAATCAAGATAGTGACGAGATAGGCCGTATTGACCAAGAGCGTTTTAATTGGCTAGAATATTATAAAGTGAAATTTGATGGTAAATGGTATACTCCGATAGTCGGCAAATTTGTCCTACAAACGGGAATTGAATTTGGATGGCTTGGAGCTTATAATCAAGATAGAGGCGTACCTCCATTTGAGCGTTTCTTCTTAGGAGGAGATGGACTAGGTGGTTTCTCACTAGATGGTAGAGAGATAGTGAGACTTAGAGGTTATCCTAATCAAGCAGTGACTCCTATAGATAGAGGAGCCGCACTTTCTAGTACGAATCAAGCTAACGATGGTGCAACTATTTATAATAAATTCAGTTTAGAACTACGCTACCCTATTTCATTTAATCCTCAGGCCACTATTTACGCATTAACTTTTGCAGAGGCTGGATCATCTTATGACAATTTTAGAGACTATAACCCGTTTCAATTGAGTAGATCTGCTGGGGCAGGAATTCGTATATTTATGCCAGCCTTTGGTTTATTAGGATTGGATTTTGGATATGGATTCGACCCAATTCCTGGTACTGTAGGAGCAAATGGATGGGAAACACACTTCATTATTGGTCAGCAGTTCTAA
- a CDS encoding OmpH family outer membrane protein yields MKTPVFLLLIATMLLSTSLEAQRASGVRIGYIDMDYILENVPEYQEASTQLDDKVGKWKGEIETRLEEVAAMKKQLDNERALLTKELIEERDEEITFERDQILEYQQKRFGPGGDLAIQRRQLVEPVQDQVFNAVQEISAAKKFDLVFDKSSDLMMLYTADRLNISDQVLRSITRAAKRNQINSKKDEKDFDIDEAKTVEQDKASQERQRAINAKTAERDAALEARNKDRETQKAERQAAFQERRRLLLEERQRKKDSIQAVREARTTTPSGRGTPTLGTDPANAKAAKEAAIADRKRKKDSIIAVRKAKRDSILEARKKKTTPPAQNGNDGDGR; encoded by the coding sequence ATGAAGACACCTGTTTTTCTTTTACTAATCGCAACAATGTTGCTATCTACTTCACTAGAAGCTCAAAGAGCTAGTGGCGTACGTATAGGATATATTGATATGGATTACATACTTGAAAATGTTCCTGAATACCAAGAAGCATCTACACAATTAGATGATAAAGTAGGAAAATGGAAAGGTGAGATTGAAACTAGACTTGAAGAAGTTGCTGCAATGAAAAAGCAACTGGATAATGAAAGAGCGTTACTCACAAAAGAACTTATTGAGGAACGCGATGAAGAAATTACTTTTGAAAGAGATCAAATACTAGAATATCAACAGAAACGTTTTGGACCAGGTGGAGATTTAGCTATCCAAAGAAGACAGCTTGTTGAGCCAGTACAAGACCAAGTATTTAACGCTGTACAAGAAATATCTGCAGCAAAAAAGTTTGACCTTGTCTTTGATAAATCATCAGACTTAATGATGTTATATACTGCAGACAGATTAAACATAAGCGACCAAGTCCTTAGAAGTATTACTAGAGCTGCAAAACGTAATCAAATCAACAGTAAGAAAGATGAAAAAGATTTTGATATCGATGAGGCAAAAACGGTTGAGCAAGATAAAGCTAGTCAAGAAAGACAACGAGCAATAAACGCAAAGACTGCCGAACGTGATGCAGCACTTGAAGCCCGTAATAAAGATAGAGAAACGCAAAAAGCAGAACGTCAAGCGGCTTTTCAAGAGAGAAGAAGATTATTACTTGAAGAACGCCAGCGCAAGAAAGACTCTATACAAGCTGTGCGTGAAGCAAGGACAACAACACCTAGTGGCAGGGGCACGCCAACATTAGGCACGGATCCTGCAAATGCTAAAGCAGCCAAAGAAGCTGCAATTGCAGATAGAAAAAGAAAAAAAGATTCTATTATTGCTGTAAGAAAGGCAAAAAGAGATTCAATTTTAGAAGCAAGGAAAAAGAAAACTACGCCTCCAGCACAAAATGGAAATGACGGAGACGGTAGATAA
- a CDS encoding OmpH family outer membrane protein: MKQFTKVLAAIALIVGMSSAMQAQSKVAHINSQSLVEAMPTYKNAMSELEKLQKSYDTEISAMGAELQKTYERYNREAETQTDEENGRRMQEVQETRTNIAKYQQTALQTLQTKEQELIKPIIEKARVAIQKVARAKGYDFVLDSTPGAGGVIMADGYDLMPDAKASLGI, from the coding sequence ATGAAACAGTTTACAAAAGTATTAGCAGCGATTGCACTTATCGTAGGAATGAGTAGCGCTATGCAAGCACAAAGCAAAGTTGCACACATTAACTCACAGTCTCTTGTAGAAGCTATGCCTACATATAAGAATGCAATGTCTGAGCTAGAAAAGCTACAGAAATCATATGACACAGAAATTTCTGCAATGGGTGCAGAGCTTCAAAAAACATACGAGCGTTATAACCGTGAGGCAGAAACTCAAACTGATGAGGAAAATGGAAGACGCATGCAGGAAGTTCAAGAAACTCGTACTAACATTGCAAAGTACCAACAAACGGCATTACAAACACTTCAAACTAAAGAGCAAGAACTCATCAAGCCTATCATTGAAAAAGCAAGAGTAGCTATTCAAAAAGTTGCAAGAGCAAAAGGATATGACTTCGTACTTGATTCTACACCTGGAGCTGGAGGAGTTATCATGGCAGATGGTTATGATTTAATGCCAGATGCAAAAGCTTCTTTAGGAATATAA
- the murI gene encoding glutamate racemase, whose translation MQHKGNIGLFDSGIGGTSIWKEVVTHLPYENTIYLADSKHAPYGAKSKEEIIALSVKNTEKLIQLGAKIIVVACNTATTNAIDYLRKNYDIPFIGIEPAIKPAALNSKNKTIGILATKGTLNSTLFQDTSEKWTQGTKVIEVIGEGLVPLIERGDLESSVLKELLKSYVAPMITQKIDYLVLGCSHYPYLIPLLTELLPEEVTIIDSGLAVARQTKSVLTEIKALETATTGNHQLFTNGDPSILKKVLVRFRESVTPPLDITIKKLDF comes from the coding sequence ATGCAACACAAAGGTAACATTGGACTTTTTGATAGTGGTATAGGCGGCACTTCCATCTGGAAAGAAGTAGTCACACACCTACCGTATGAAAACACCATATACCTTGCCGATAGTAAGCATGCTCCTTACGGTGCAAAATCAAAAGAGGAAATAATTGCGCTATCTGTAAAAAACACAGAAAAGCTTATACAACTAGGCGCAAAAATTATTGTTGTTGCTTGCAATACCGCAACCACTAACGCCATTGACTACCTCAGGAAAAATTATGACATCCCATTTATAGGTATTGAACCAGCTATCAAGCCTGCGGCACTCAATTCTAAAAATAAGACCATTGGTATTCTAGCGACCAAAGGAACGCTAAACAGCACTCTATTTCAAGATACTTCAGAAAAATGGACACAGGGAACTAAAGTTATAGAAGTTATAGGAGAAGGCCTCGTACCGCTTATTGAGAGGGGAGATCTTGAGAGTTCCGTTTTAAAAGAACTTCTTAAGTCATATGTAGCTCCTATGATTACCCAGAAAATCGATTATCTGGTTTTAGGATGCAGTCACTATCCATACCTCATCCCGCTTCTAACTGAGTTATTACCTGAAGAAGTTACTATCATAGATTCTGGACTAGCCGTTGCTCGCCAGACTAAGTCTGTTCTTACAGAAATAAAAGCCTTGGAAACTGCAACGACTGGAAATCATCAATTATTTACAAATGGGGATCCCAGTATTTTAAAAAAAGTATTAGTACGCTTTCGCGAAAGCGTAACACCTCCACTTGATATCACTATCAAGAAACTTGATTTTTAG
- a CDS encoding LytR/AlgR family response regulator transcription factor translates to MKLKTIIVEDEETSREILRNYLTKYCPKVDIVGEAANVDEALILIRNHELDLVFLDVEMPKGNAFDLLEQVGDRSFETVFVTAYNQYAMDALNTHASYYLLKPVSIDELIKAVDYVSEIKTKENALDNKVLTAHTIDKQGKITIPVQDGFEVLSAQDILYCKADDNYTEIFLKNNEKKLVSKTLKFFQDALTDFGFARVHKSYLVNVNEITAYKKGKGGSVVLSSGKEVMVSASQKANLLTYFQ, encoded by the coding sequence ATGAAGCTCAAAACCATTATAGTAGAAGATGAAGAGACTAGTAGAGAGATCTTACGTAACTATCTCACTAAGTACTGCCCTAAAGTTGATATTGTAGGTGAGGCAGCAAATGTTGATGAAGCGTTGATACTCATAAGAAATCATGAACTTGATTTGGTATTTCTAGATGTAGAGATGCCTAAGGGAAATGCTTTTGATTTGCTGGAGCAAGTAGGCGACCGTAGTTTTGAGACGGTTTTTGTAACGGCATATAATCAGTATGCGATGGACGCGCTTAATACGCACGCATCTTACTATTTACTAAAGCCAGTTTCAATAGATGAACTCATTAAGGCGGTAGATTACGTAAGTGAGATCAAGACAAAAGAGAATGCTTTAGATAATAAAGTGCTCACTGCACATACCATTGATAAGCAGGGTAAAATTACTATCCCAGTACAAGATGGTTTTGAAGTACTATCTGCACAAGATATTTTATATTGCAAAGCAGATGATAACTACACAGAGATTTTCCTGAAAAATAACGAGAAGAAATTGGTAAGTAAAACACTAAAGTTTTTTCAAGATGCGCTTACAGATTTTGGATTTGCACGTGTTCATAAATCATATTTAGTGAACGTAAATGAAATCACCGCCTATAAAAAGGGTAAAGGAGGAAGCGTCGTATTAAGTAGCGGGAAAGAAGTGATGGTTTCTGCTAGTCAAAAAGCAAACTTACTCACGTATTTTCAATAA
- a CDS encoding histidine kinase — translation MKTRNNILFILILLLGSYTAFAQQEREAVSRSTNRVFTLKGSILDTEYMKPVAKANVEVTGGAYTTSGSDGEFRIAAKVGDELVIRSEDFETVFYTIKDQQRIKLEVRPIEKIVEFEEVSDLQAPPITFNSLINQARQIYKKNAAAGVDKVAQALSVPTISTSERAKSFKLLGDIYSHWKQYDLAVTNYKLSIKNEASVAVEIALAQAYYNNKNYQECIRLYTRLAEMNLTATQQITVKEGLGDAYVATGDYVTSITNYEEVEKKVTQLQKPSDAARLNTKIGDAYDQQGAPQAAALNYSKAAELSNIEKTESAVRAKTKVADYYSRNKSYDAEIELRKSAIEDINLVAPDAIANDDVITVQKQNYKIGFALAAQNKYEESIPFLEKSIEEARDKEDIVVEKNARRRLSEVYRDKGDIDKAKEAYEAYKNIVDLSYSRKEQEISQATRFAKDITEKQNRIISLEKDRQLNENRYQLAFQEQELVEARDTRQKVIIGSLILVTALLLLTAFSMYRSSKKQQYANNLLALKSLRSQMNPHFIFNALNSVNSFIATNDERTANKYLSDFSTLMRAVLENSEEDFIPLSSEIDLIKRYTMLEHFRFKDRFDYEIEVDEALDVSSFMIPPMLLQPYVENAVWHGMRYKEEKGMLRISFDQKDENTAMITVSDDGVGRTRSKALKTENQKKQKSKGMGNIKKRIAILNEMYGDRIAVTVSDVFDSGEGTKVTLTLKKV, via the coding sequence ATGAAAACTAGAAATAACATATTATTTATACTTATTCTTTTATTAGGATCGTATACAGCTTTTGCACAACAAGAACGTGAGGCGGTTAGTAGGAGCACTAATAGAGTTTTTACATTGAAGGGAAGTATACTTGATACTGAGTATATGAAGCCTGTTGCCAAGGCAAATGTAGAGGTAACTGGTGGGGCCTACACCACCTCAGGGAGTGATGGTGAATTTAGAATAGCCGCCAAAGTAGGTGATGAGCTTGTAATACGTAGTGAAGATTTTGAGACGGTATTTTATACGATAAAGGATCAACAACGCATAAAATTAGAGGTGCGACCTATAGAAAAAATAGTGGAGTTTGAGGAGGTTTCAGATCTTCAAGCGCCACCTATTACTTTTAACTCCCTCATTAATCAAGCAAGGCAGATTTATAAAAAAAATGCTGCTGCTGGGGTTGATAAAGTTGCACAAGCACTTTCTGTCCCTACCATTTCAACAAGTGAACGAGCTAAAAGTTTTAAATTACTGGGAGATATTTATAGTCACTGGAAGCAGTACGATCTTGCGGTGACTAATTATAAGTTGAGCATTAAAAATGAGGCAAGTGTTGCAGTAGAAATTGCGCTTGCTCAGGCATATTACAATAATAAGAACTATCAGGAATGTATAAGATTATACACCAGGCTTGCAGAGATGAATCTTACTGCAACACAACAAATAACTGTAAAGGAAGGACTAGGTGATGCTTATGTTGCAACTGGAGACTATGTAACTTCTATTACAAATTATGAAGAGGTGGAGAAAAAAGTCACCCAACTTCAAAAGCCATCAGACGCAGCAAGGCTTAATACAAAGATAGGAGATGCTTATGATCAACAAGGTGCGCCTCAAGCAGCTGCTTTAAATTACTCTAAGGCTGCCGAGTTATCTAATATCGAAAAAACAGAGTCTGCTGTAAGAGCAAAGACAAAAGTAGCAGATTATTATAGTAGGAATAAATCTTATGATGCAGAGATTGAACTGCGTAAATCTGCTATAGAAGATATTAATCTTGTGGCACCAGATGCTATAGCTAATGATGATGTGATCACTGTCCAAAAGCAAAACTACAAGATAGGGTTTGCCCTGGCAGCACAAAATAAATATGAAGAGTCTATTCCTTTTTTAGAGAAGAGTATAGAAGAAGCACGTGATAAGGAAGACATTGTAGTCGAGAAAAATGCAAGACGCAGACTCTCTGAAGTATATCGTGATAAGGGCGATATCGATAAAGCAAAGGAAGCTTACGAAGCATACAAAAACATTGTAGACCTTAGTTATAGTCGCAAGGAGCAAGAAATCTCTCAAGCAACACGCTTTGCAAAGGACATTACCGAAAAGCAGAATAGAATTATTAGTCTTGAAAAAGACAGACAGCTTAATGAAAATCGATATCAGCTTGCTTTCCAAGAACAAGAACTTGTAGAGGCTAGAGATACCAGGCAAAAAGTAATTATTGGATCTCTCATACTTGTTACAGCATTATTGCTACTTACGGCATTTTCTATGTATAGAAGTAGTAAGAAGCAGCAATATGCAAATAACCTCCTTGCTCTTAAAAGTTTGCGTTCACAAATGAATCCGCATTTTATTTTTAATGCGTTGAACTCGGTTAATAGTTTTATAGCTACTAATGATGAGCGTACGGCAAATAAATATCTTTCAGATTTCTCTACCCTCATGAGAGCCGTGCTAGAGAATAGTGAGGAAGATTTTATACCGCTATCTAGCGAGATAGATCTTATCAAGAGGTACACGATGCTAGAGCATTTTAGATTTAAAGATCGTTTTGATTATGAGATAGAGGTAGATGAAGCGCTAGATGTAAGCTCTTTTATGATTCCGCCTATGTTATTGCAGCCCTATGTAGAAAATGCTGTGTGGCATGGAATGCGTTACAAAGAAGAGAAAGGTATGCTGCGCATTAGTTTTGATCAAAAGGATGAAAATACGGCAATGATAACCGTCTCAGATGATGGAGTAGGACGTACACGTAGTAAAGCATTAAAGACTGAGAACCAAAAGAAACAAAAATCTAAGGGGATGGGAAATATTAAAAAGCGAATTGCCATTCTCAATGAGATGTACGGTGATCGTATCGCTGTCACTGTCTCTGATGTATTTGATTCAGGAGAAGGAACAAAAGTGACGCTCACGCTTAAAAAAGTATAA